A stretch of Toxoplasma gondii ME49 chromosome V, whole genome shotgun sequence DNA encodes these proteins:
- a CDS encoding hypothetical protein (encoded by transcript TGME49_284680) produces MLVRVLRSSPYPTGSDDTSQDFRKVAGRMVDLAPAQGAGPQWWQIPRQHSCEVLRFFHHVPPGAIKENTATNRPPAITCIEAATAIYNGQNKIRKPSYLPLKLRPGTVTRKFCEESRQLARTYGCAFAAAFFTRQSPLEVAGFPLHPRTRAREKMETLH; encoded by the exons ATGCTCGTGCGCGTTCTGAGATCTTCTCCGTACCCGACCGGCAGTGATGACACCTCACAGGATTTCAGGAAAGTAGCTGGTCGGATGGTAGATCTCGCCCCTGCGCAAGGTGCGGGACCCCAGTGGTGGCAGATTCCACGACAACACTCATGTGAGGTATTGAGATTCTTTCACCATGTGCCTCCCGGTGCAATCAAGGAGAATACAGCGACAAATCGCCCTCCGGCGATTACTTGTATAGAAG CCGCCACAGCAATATACAACGGACAGAATAAGATCCGGAAGCCGAGCTATCTACCACTCAAATTACGGCCCGGCACGGTCACCAGAAAGTTTTGCGAAGAGAGTAGACAGCTCGCTAGGACCTACGGCTGCGCCTTCGCGGCAGCGTTTTTCACTCGACAATCACCACTTGAAGTTGCCGGGTTTCCACTTCATCCGCGGACAAGGGCCCGAGAAAAGATGGAAACATTGCACTAG